The following proteins come from a genomic window of Microtus ochrogaster isolate Prairie Vole_2 chromosome 7, MicOch1.0, whole genome shotgun sequence:
- the LOC101998397 gene encoding LOW QUALITY PROTEIN: protein RoBo-1-like (The sequence of the model RefSeq protein was modified relative to this genomic sequence to represent the inferred CDS: substituted 1 base at 1 genomic stop codon): MXVTMSWSLVLKSLLAVCIFTHLSVSCVGESDKDGKWELGKSYRCENKECLNGRCLSNPRTCESSKGCFYREQDFKAPCKLIYLRLHERGCSKDECTELAFSATLGGNRTFTYDFQCCYTEQCNKEPKEVPRPSLQPNGVECPACFSDNGTCNQVSLKCTGVETKCVEVTGREVTENLLPRVIHGMGCATKSACNLKNITIGINIKIDTFCSKGSPPLRSISSVLAGLFLLKALL; encoded by the exons ATGTGAGTCACCATGTCCTGGTCCTTGGTGCTGAAGAGTCTCCTTGCTGTCTGCATCTTCACCCACTTGTCTGTCAGCTGTGTGGGTGAGAGTGACAAGGATGGGAAGTGGGAGCTGGGCA AGAGTTACAGATGTGAAAACAAAGAATGCCTTAACGGGAGATGCTTGTCTAATCCAAGGACCTGTGAATCCTCTAAAGGCTGCTTCTACCGAGAGCAGGATTTTAAAGCACCATGTAAGCTGATCT ACCTAAGACTCCATGAGAGAGGCTGTTCTAAAGACGAGTGTACTGAGCTAGCGTTCTCAGCAACCCTGGGGGGCAATCGGACGTTTACATATGACTTCCAATGCTGCTACACTGAGCAGTGCAACAAAGAGCCCAAAGAGG TGCCtcggccatctctccaacccaatgGTGTTGAATGCCCTGCCTGCTTCAGCGACAATGGCACATGTAACCAGGTTTCCCTGAAGTGCACCGGAGTAGAGACGAAGTGTGTGGAGGTTACTGGAAGAG AAGTGACTGAGAACCTTCTCCCACGTGTGATACACGGAATGGGCTGCGCGACAAAATCTGCCTGCAACTTGAAGAATATAACCATCGGGATAAACATAAAGATCGATACCTTCTGCTCCAAAGGGAGCCCTCCTCTCAGGTCCATCTCGTCTGTGCTGGCTGGTCTTTTCCTATTGAAAGCCTTGCTTTGA